The genomic region GACGAGCAGCGGGCGGGCGTGGACGAGCACCAGCGGTACCACCCCTGGGTTGCACATGTCCGTTTCTTTCAGACTTTTGCAAGCGCCGGCCCGCCGGCGAGGCCGCTCGACCTTGTAGGCAGGGCGACCTGTACCGCGGGTGCGTCAACGCCTGAGGACTGAAGCAGTGCAGCATCCTTGCCGTTGGCCGCGCAGTCACCGGCCTTGGCCCGTTGTTCTGGGGCTGGTGGGAGAATGTCCGTCTGAGAGCCGAGTCAAAAAAGCCCCTTGCTTGCACATTTCACGTCAAGGTGACACGTTCCTCGCCACGGTGGCCGACGCGGGTCGGCATCCCTCCCCGGCGGTCGCCAGGCTGCGGCAAGCCGGCCTATGTCGTTTTCGGGTCGGCTCCCGGCTGCGGGCTGTCGGGAGAGGGGTCGGGCTGTGCCGGTCGCGCCTCCGGGCGGTCCTGTCCGGAGCTGAGGTTCACCTCTGCGCCGCGGGCCGCGGCCAAGTCCGCATCCGTGGCGGTCCCGGTTCTCCCGGGTGACTCCTGCCCTCGGGAGGCGTTCTCGTCGCGCAGGGCGGACGCGATTCTCCCGCCGTCCTGCGACCGCCCGAAACCCGTCCGGCGGACCCAGGCCCTGCCCTCCGCGGCGATGCCCTCCAGCACGTGGATCGTGTGCTGAACACCGGCGGCATCCTGTGTCAGCCGGGCGACCGACTCCGTGCTCTCATCCACCCCGTGGGTCGTGTCCTCGTCCAGGCTCACCTCGGCCATCTGCATCCCGATCTTCGTGCCGTCCACCAGGACGAGTTCGAGCTTCTGCTCGTCACTGGCCGTCCGGTCGACCCGGATCGAAGCAACCACGTCAAAGCGGTAGTTCATCCGGTTCTGCTCCGTGAACACGCCGGTCTCGAAGTTCAGCCGGGAGACGAGGTTGCGAACTCCGTCGGCGGTGAGCAGAAAGACCGAGATCCGGTATTTGCGGAACCGCCACGGACCGCGAGGGACGCGGGCCGCCGTCTTGCCTTTCTCGGAGTTGGGGGGACCGCCTACCGGTGTCTCGATGAACGCGTGGGCGACGACGTCGCTGGCGGTGAGTCGATAGTGACGCAGTGCTCTGTCCAGGAGGAGTTTGCGGTCGTGGTCAAGCCACTGGGCCAGCTCCGCGTCGCTGGGACGGTCGGCCAGCCGGGCCCGCCACCGCTCGAGTGCCGCCTGTCGTGCCGCGAGAACCTCGGCGTGCTGCGCCGTCTCGGCGACCCGACGCCGGTGGTCGCCGTTCATGGCCAGCCAGGCACGTGCGTACCCGGTGGTGCTGGCCGACACGACGAGCACCGTTCCCACCGCCAGGAGGAGGTCGACGCCGGCCGCGGCGACCGTCGCCCACAGGCAGCCACCGACGACAGCGGTGATCCCGAGCGTTCCGCGGGCGCTCACCCCGGGCGCGACCCGCAGCTCCCGGCGGAAGGAGACGCGTGCCTCGCCTCCCGACAGGCGCTTGAGATGGGTTGCCTCGTGACGCAGCAGCCAGGCGATCCGCTCGATACTGATGCGGGAGTAGGAGTACTGGCCGACGATCTCTCGGAGCAGGCTGAACCGGGCGTCGGCGGTCTGCCATAGCCACTGGTCGCTGGTCAGACCGTGAGGTCGATACGAGGCGACGTAGTACCTGAGCCTGCCTTCGACCTTGCGAGCAAACGCGCCGGGTGGGATCTCACTCCCGTCCTGCGTGTGATCGTAGGTCACGTTCCAGACGATTCCGCGCTGGAGGCCGAGCAGGCCGCCGACAAGGACGACGGCACACCCGAACAGCACCGCCAGGCGACCGTTGAGCGTGAGCTGTATCGCGAGATACACCGCCCAGGCCACGAGCGCCAGCCGCGAGATCTCGGCGCGCAGCCGAGTGTCGGCAGGAACTGTGGTCGGCCGTGCGCCGCGCGCCCGAGCCTCGATGGGCGGTGGTTCAAAGAACTTCCACACCCGGTCCTGACGCGCCCCGGCCTGCTGCCCCCGGGCGGCGACTTCGATCGCGCGCCTCCACAGCTGGTCCTCGAGAGGGCCCTCCAGGAACTGCTCCAGGTGACGGAGAATCATCCGGCGCTGGGTCCGGCCGAGTACGCTCCGGTCCAGGGCGTCGAGCTCCTTGAGCGCCAAGGCCATCTCGTCCTCGGTCGCCGTGACCGCGTTCAACAGCAGGAGCACAACGCGCAGCCCGTCGGTCCACGCGTCGTGGACGGCCGCGGGTGGGCCCGCCAGGACCTCCTTCAGCTGCCTGGTCTGCTCGGTTGTCAGCTCGTCCCGCGAACGCCCGCTCACCAGCGCCAACAGCCAGTGGAAGAGCATCCGGTCAGTTCTCGTCGGGCGCATCAGGACGGCCTCGTTCATGAGCTCCAGCGCCCGGGGCGGCATGTTGCCCTCCAGATGCAGTGCCCCGACCTCGAACCTCTCCTCCGGCGTCGCGCCGGGCGGGACCATGTACACCCGGACGTCACCGTGGACCGTCCCGGCCTGCGCGCCGACTGTGGAGGAGCCGCTGACCGAGTTGGTCGTCGACGACGGTGCGTCCCCGTCCCGAAACCCGGAGCCGTCGGTCACGACAGGCCTTGCGCGAGGGTGAGGACAACGGCGATCCTCGCGGCGAGGTCGACCACGTCAATGACAAGGCCACGAACCTTCTTCAGCGACACCACCAGCGTGCGCCGGCTCTCCGGCGAGTTCGCCCGCAGGGCCTCGTCGGCGGCGGTGAGCTCGGCCTCGGCCGCCGCGAAGGTCGCCGCGTCCACGGCGCCGGCGGTGTGTGCCGTGGCCAACTGGGCGCGGAAACCGGCCAGCGCGGTCGGCAGGTCGACCGGTGTCCGCTCGGTGGGGGCGCCGACAGTGACGTCGCCGTGGACGACGCCGGCCTGCGCACCGACCCAGGTGTTGCTGCCCGACACGACGTTACGGATGTTGTGGGTCGGCTTCGGCATGGCGGATGTCCTCCCGGTGCTCGTCACAGCCTCGGCCCGTCCGAGGTCGGCGGACAGTTCCTCGGCCAGCGCGATGGCGAACGAGGCCGCGTTCGCCACGGCCCGCGGCTGCCACTGCTGGCGGTCGGTCGACTCCTTGGTGCCGTCCGCGTGGTCGCTGATGCCGCGGACCACAACCACCGGCAGCGAGCTGTTCAGCTGGCCGGCCTGCGCGGCTCCGGCAGCCTCCATCTCGACGGCGAGCGCGTCGTTGTAGTGGACGTGCAGCCACCGGGCGAGCGCCGAGACGGTGGAGTTCAGCACCACCTCGCCGGCCGCGATCGGCCCGAAGTGCACCTGCGGGAGGGCCTCGGGCCCGGCCTGCTGCGGCACCCAGGACCGCGTCCGCTTCAGGTGATGGGCGATCTGCTCGGCACGGTGCGACATCGGCCAGGTACGAGGCCGGCCCCAGTCGCCGTCGTCCTCGCTGGTGGCACCGTGAAAGGCATAGACCTGGCTGGCCACCACCACGTCGCCGAGCGCGATATGGCGATGCAGGGCGCCGGCCACGCCGACGAAAAGCAGCGCCGCCGGATCGAACTCGGCGATCGCGCGTTCGGCCAGCACCGCGGCTGACTGATTGCCCACGCCGACCAACGCCAGCGCCACCTGGCACCGGCCGGCCGCGAGCCGGCCTACCTCGAACCGGGTGCCCTGCGGATGGCGGCGCAACCGCAGATTCACCAGGTGCTCGCGGACCGCCAGGTACTCGAGGTCGAGTGCGGTCAGGATGACGATCGGTCTGGTCCTTGCCATTGTCCTTACTCCCCGTTCCAGATGGACTTTTCTCCGGAAACTGCGGCTGCCCCTCAGCCCGGTCATGTGAGTCCGGACCTGCGACAGGGGCCGATGGATGGACGGCATCCGCGGACGGCGGCCTGACGGATACGGCGCGCTGCCGCGGCCGCGGCAGCGGCGTCGTCAAGGTCAGTCGGCGGAAGAACTCCCAGCCTCGTTCGGCCGCCCGATCGGCGGTGACAGGACGGTGCTGGGGCCGGCTTTGAACAGGCGTGCCGGGCGCCCGACGAGGCTTCGCTGCTCTGCACCGGTGGGGACGAGGAATCCGTCCACTCTTTGGATCTTGCGATAGAAGTTCCTGGGGTCGAGCGGTATTCCCCATACCGCCTCATAGACCGTCTGTAGCTCACCGATGGTGAATGTCGGGCCGCAGAACGCCGTGGCGAGCGAGGAGACCTCGAGTTTGCCTCGGGCCCGCTCGACCCCGTCGAGGACCAGCTGGCGATGATCGAAGGCCAGGTTCAGCTCGCCCGCGAGCACGCGGTCCGCCGGCAGCCAGGCCGCGTCGGCGGCGTCGGTGCCCGCGACCGGATCGGGCAGTCGAGGCGCGATGGCCAGGTATGCCACTGAGACGACCCGCCCGCGCGGATCCCGGCCGGGACGGCCGTACACCCCGAGCTGTTCCAGGTGCAGTTCCCCGGCGTCGAGGCCCGTCTCCTCCGCGAGCTCCCGGCGCGCCGCCGCGTCGAGATCCTCCTCGCTGTGCGCGAGAAATCCACCGGGGAGCGCGTGCGCCCCCCGGTATGGCTCTGTCCCACGCTCGATCAGGAGCACCCGCAGGCTCGCCGCGCGCAGCGTCAGAATCACCAGGTCGACGGCGATCAGGACAGCCGGCGGTTCCCAAGGAACATCGATCATGCTGCGAGACTAGCTTTTTGTCCGACTGACAGGAAGAGTTGTCGGTTAGCCGACAGCTGCTCACGCCTGCGCTACGACCCCTGATCGTCGGTGTCGGAGAAGGCTATGCTCCGCGATCTGGGCAATCGGGACGAGGATGCCTCACGGGGTAACCAGGGCCGCGGCGAGGTAGCACATCGGTCTTGATTGACTACGAAGCGTGGTGAAGCTGGTAGCTCCCTCGCTGGGCTGGGGGTCGGGTGTTGTGGTTTCGGCAATGCGTGGCCGGACACCGGCCGCAGAGACCGGAGTAATCGTCCGCAAGTTCGTCGGCGGAAGCCTGGCGCGATCGGGCTGGGGCGCCTTCGGCTGGTTTGGGAAACGGCCGGTATCGCGATGGGAGGGCCTGGCACCGGCGTTGCTAAGAAAGTGGCCTTCCGTTTCGGACAATGAAAGCGCCAACAACCATTGTCTGCACGAAAAGAAGGCCACCGAGTGTCATCATGCCAGCCTGACCCCGCCATGTCCACTGCCCCGTTCGGTGCCGAGTGCTATGACATCACCAGCCTCCTGGACACGCTGGGCGAGATTCCCGACCCACGGGACCAGTGGGAGAAGATCTACAGCCTTTCTTTTCTTCTCGCCGTGATACTTGTCGCGACGCCGACGGGCGCGAAGTGCCCGCGCGAGTTTCATCGCCGGGCTGCGGACCTCCCGCAGTCGCTTCTCGCCGTTCTGGGGGCACCGCGCGACTTTCTCGTCGGCGGCTACCGGGAGCCGTCGGAAAAGACGATCCGCCTGCTCCTGAAGAAGATCGACGTGGACGCCCTTGACACGGCGTTCGGCAGTTGGCTGTGCGCGCAGGCCGCCCCCGGGCAGGTCGCGTTCGCGATCGACGTCAAAGTCCTGCGCGGGGCCTGGTCTGGCAAGGACGCGCAGGTCAGGCTGCTATCCGCGATGCTCCACGGCAAAGGAGCGGTCAGAGTGCGGGTCCGGATCCCCGACGACACCAACGAGATCACCCATATCCAGGAACTGGTCACAAAACTTCCGAAAAATGCCCGGCCGACCAGTCACGACGCTCGACGCCATACGCACCCAGCACGACACCGCGAGACTCCTCGTGAAAACCGCATGGACTACATTCTTACCGTCAAGGGCAACCAGCCGACCCTGGAAAGGCAGACGTTCGAGCGGATCCTCCCACTTCTCCAGGAAACGCCGCATCACGAGGTCGAGGAACGCGCCCACGGCAGGATCAAGAACTGGCAGACCTGGACCAGAACTGCCGAAATAATTGATTTCCCCCACGTCGAGACCGCCTGCGTCATCCGCCGCGATGAGTTCGACCTCACCGGTGTCCGCATCAGTCGCGAACACGCACTGATACTCAGCAGCACGCCAAGCGAACGCGCGACTGCCGCCTATCTACACAATCGCACCCGCAGGCACTGGGGAATCGAAAACGAAATTCACTACACCCGCGACACCGCCTGGCGCGAGGACGCTAACCCCACCTACACCGGAAACACCAACCATGCCCTCGCAAGCTTTCGGAACCTTGCCATCGGCGTCATTCGCCTCAGCGGCGCCAGGAAGATAAAGGAAACCATCAAGCACGTCGCCGCCAATCGCTACAGAGCACTCCAACTCATCGCTACCGTCTGCAACGGAGCAGGACTCTGAGCTACCTTGCCGCAGCCCTGATTCCGGTCGGGTTGCCCGAGCGCCAGGTGCGGTCCATGAAGCAGCGGTAGAGGTCGGGCTGGAGGCCGTGCAGCAGCGGGCGGTCGACCTGGCTGCCGAAGTGGGCTTTGAGGCCGGCCTGTTTGGCGCGTTGGTCGAGGTACCAGGTCTCGGCGTCGGGGAGGTGGAAGGTGTGCTTGCGGCGTTCCTTCTTGGCCCGCTCGGCGGCGGTGGGGACGAGGGCCCACCAGGGGTCGTGCTCGGCGAGGATGCCGGCCTCGTCCCAGTCGGGGCGGGCCCAGGGCGGGTTTCCGACCTGGAGGCCGAAGCCGCCGCGGGCGAAGACCTGGGGGAAGTCGAGCTCCCAGTGGAAGAAGCCCTGGCGGTCCGCGATCTCGGCGGCGACCCGCAGCCACGGGAAACGGCTGGTGGCCTCGGTGACCGGGGTCTCGTCCGCGAAACCGAGGTCGAGTGCCTCGGCGTCGTCGAGGCCGCGCCAGGAGAGGTCGTCGGCGAAGCTTCCCTGGCCGGCGCGTTCGTGCCGGCCGGGCTTCGTCGCGCGGCCGAGCAGTGCCTCCAGGCCGCCGAGCCAGGCGTCCCAGTCCGGCGGCGTGACGGTGGTTGTCAGCGGCCACGACGACAGGGCGCACCAGGCGTCCATGACCAGCCGCAGGCGGCGGTAGGCACTGTTCGGGTCGTGCAGGACGGCCTCGACCTGCTCGCGGGTCCCCGGCTCCGTGGTCTCGGTCTCGGCCCGCGGGGCGCCCCACACCCCGGTCGCGCGGCGGATGCCCGCCTCGGCGATCTCCAGGCGGCGGCGCGCCGGCCCCCACAGGACCTCGACCCGCTGGGCGAGGCGGGCCAGCCGGTTCTGCTTCTCCTTGCCCGGGGTGCGCAGCACACCGGCCCGCCAGGCCCGCAGTGCCTCCCGGGCCTCGGGTGCGTACGCCTTCGCCTCGGCGGTGTCGACGACGGCGCCCCAGCCCGCCGCCGGCTGGGTGCGTAGCGGCACGTCGGTGGGGTCGTTGTCCACGTAGACGATCCGGGAGTCGGGCGTGGCCCGCTGGGCGACCTCGTGGGTGTTGTCTGCGGTGGGCAGGCCGGTGCCGACGTCGAGGAACTGGCGGATGCCGGCCTCGGCGGCGAGCCAGGTCACCGACCGGGCGAGGAAGCCGCGGGAGGCGCGGGCCAGCTCGGCGATGCCGGGCAAGACCTTGAGGTACACGGAAGGAAACCACCTCGCTGCGGACGGTGGCGGTCACCCTCTCATCGGGGGCGGTATCGGTTGAGCGCCGGCCGGTCGCGCCATATACAACGTAAGGGCGTGACTCGGATCACCGCGGGCCCGCGGTGCTGACCGGCGGCACGGCACCCGGCACCCCGGATCCATCGGGATCCATCCCGACGCGAAGGAGCACCCGTGGCCGACAAGCAGCGCATCTCCACCACCCGCCGGATCTCCGCCCCGGCCGAGCGGATCTTCGAGCTCGTCACCGACCCGGAC from Frankia alni ACN14a harbors:
- a CDS encoding 5'-methylthioadenosine/S-adenosylhomocysteine nucleosidase; protein product: MARTRPIVILTALDLEYLAVREHLVNLRLRRHPQGTRFEVGRLAAGRCQVALALVGVGNQSAAVLAERAIAEFDPAALLFVGVAGALHRHIALGDVVVASQVYAFHGATSEDDGDWGRPRTWPMSHRAEQIAHHLKRTRSWVPQQAGPEALPQVHFGPIAAGEVVLNSTVSALARWLHVHYNDALAVEMEAAGAAQAGQLNSSLPVVVVRGISDHADGTKESTDRQQWQPRAVANAASFAIALAEELSADLGRAEAVTSTGRTSAMPKPTHNIRNVVSGSNTWVGAQAGVVHGDVTVGAPTERTPVDLPTALAGFRAQLATAHTAGAVDAATFAAAEAELTAADEALRANSPESRRTLVVSLKKVRGLVIDVVDLAARIAVVLTLAQGLS
- a CDS encoding NUDIX hydrolase, producing MIDVPWEPPAVLIAVDLVILTLRAASLRVLLIERGTEPYRGAHALPGGFLAHSEEDLDAAARRELAEETGLDAGELHLEQLGVYGRPGRDPRGRVVSVAYLAIAPRLPDPVAGTDAADAAWLPADRVLAGELNLAFDHRQLVLDGVERARGKLEVSSLATAFCGPTFTIGELQTVYEAVWGIPLDPRNFYRKIQRVDGFLVPTGAEQRSLVGRPARLFKAGPSTVLSPPIGRPNEAGSSSAD
- a CDS encoding SAM-dependent methyltransferase gives rise to the protein MYLKVLPGIAELARASRGFLARSVTWLAAEAGIRQFLDVGTGLPTADNTHEVAQRATPDSRIVYVDNDPTDVPLRTQPAAGWGAVVDTAEAKAYAPEAREALRAWRAGVLRTPGKEKQNRLARLAQRVEVLWGPARRRLEIAEAGIRRATGVWGAPRAETETTEPGTREQVEAVLHDPNSAYRRLRLVMDAWCALSSWPLTTTVTPPDWDAWLGGLEALLGRATKPGRHERAGQGSFADDLSWRGLDDAEALDLGFADETPVTEATSRFPWLRVAAEIADRQGFFHWELDFPQVFARGGFGLQVGNPPWARPDWDEAGILAEHDPWWALVPTAAERAKKERRKHTFHLPDAETWYLDQRAKQAGLKAHFGSQVDRPLLHGLQPDLYRCFMDRTWRSGNPTGIRAAAR
- a CDS encoding ISAs1 family transposase, with product MSTAPFGAECYDITSLLDTLGEIPDPRDQWEKIYSLSFLLAVILVATPTGAKCPREFHRRAADLPQSLLAVLGAPRDFLVGGYREPSEKTIRLLLKKIDVDALDTAFGSWLCAQAAPGQVAFAIDVKVLRGAWSGKDAQVRLLSAMLHGKGAVRVRVRIPDDTNEITHIQELVTKLPKNARPTSHDARRHTHPARHRETPRENRMDYILTVKGNQPTLERQTFERILPLLQETPHHEVEERAHGRIKNWQTWTRTAEIIDFPHVETACVIRRDEFDLTGVRISREHALILSSTPSERATAAYLHNRTRRHWGIENEIHYTRDTAWREDANPTYTGNTNHALASFRNLAIGVIRLSGARKIKETIKHVAANRYRALQLIATVCNGAGL